The proteins below are encoded in one region of Thermotoga sp. Mc24:
- a CDS encoding phosphodiester glycosidase family protein, whose product MKQIVLVLLIFAGVAFGSYLISGGKAFPLRTVFNEGIYYVCAEDLAPAGVGYIHSNGYHYIVYDNHVLFIKEHETIFDFVEKLSPPFFVNGLLFVPIDALKKVMEGYQVYTKGEKVLIYDSLPIVLSATKEKNGVTITYTGTIVPDMVSVEKSMGRVRINLSPVVLSLPNVSEGVKVELEKNGLSFVVDAGNFYPDVEYSIEGGKLFFRFLLVEGFFGRLEVADGVVFERKIEDFGEGEKTVVNYLIMDPEKVTIKPVVSGNGFGTIERLDEMVKRVEGIAGINGNYFDPVTKFPIGLVVIDGKPYSAMFGGRPVFAITEDNRVFIGRIIVDVTLMMRDVLFLVKGINTLGEGEVLVYTREFSKEIPEKDDRIYFVVKDSKVSQIGYKSRAEDSEYVVSISKKYEKYLSDLKEGDGAYLSLQPNIPLRIKQAVEGGPLLIQNGAPIPDAWEEKARYGGGIAYAKAPRTVIATKDGKLWFIVFEGYNHITRGLTYDELVDFLISRGFEDAMCVDGGSSSVMAVAGSLFGRTENSTAAIPVGIVVWEKKKTEVGE is encoded by the coding sequence ATGAAGCAAATAGTTCTGGTTCTTTTGATCTTCGCAGGTGTCGCTTTCGGTTCCTACCTGATCAGTGGTGGGAAGGCTTTTCCGTTGAGAACTGTCTTCAATGAAGGGATTTATTATGTGTGCGCTGAGGACCTCGCACCCGCCGGTGTTGGTTACATACATTCGAACGGTTACCACTACATCGTCTATGACAATCACGTACTCTTCATAAAAGAGCATGAGACGATTTTTGATTTTGTGGAAAAACTCTCCCCTCCGTTCTTCGTGAATGGTCTTCTTTTCGTACCCATCGATGCCTTAAAAAAGGTGATGGAGGGTTATCAGGTGTACACGAAAGGCGAAAAGGTTCTGATCTACGATTCCCTTCCGATCGTGCTTTCGGCGACGAAGGAAAAAAATGGAGTTACGATAACATACACGGGAACGATCGTGCCGGATATGGTGAGTGTAGAAAAAAGCATGGGAAGAGTCAGGATAAATCTATCTCCCGTTGTGTTGAGTCTTCCAAATGTTTCTGAAGGCGTAAAGGTTGAACTTGAGAAAAATGGTCTTTCGTTCGTTGTAGATGCGGGAAATTTTTATCCAGATGTTGAATACTCCATCGAAGGTGGAAAATTGTTTTTCCGGTTTCTCCTCGTCGAAGGTTTCTTTGGAAGACTGGAGGTTGCAGATGGAGTTGTCTTTGAAAGGAAAATCGAAGATTTCGGCGAAGGTGAGAAGACAGTTGTCAACTATCTCATAATGGACCCAGAGAAGGTAACGATAAAACCGGTTGTGTCGGGAAACGGTTTTGGGACCATCGAGCGACTCGATGAAATGGTGAAAAGAGTGGAAGGCATCGCCGGAATAAACGGCAACTATTTCGACCCGGTCACAAAATTTCCCATCGGTCTTGTTGTGATAGATGGGAAGCCGTATTCTGCCATGTTCGGTGGAAGGCCAGTTTTTGCTATCACCGAGGACAACAGAGTGTTCATCGGAAGAATAATAGTGGATGTCACACTCATGATGAGGGATGTCCTCTTTCTCGTGAAGGGAATAAACACCCTCGGAGAAGGTGAAGTCCTCGTTTACACGAGAGAGTTCTCCAAGGAAATACCAGAAAAAGACGACAGAATCTATTTTGTGGTGAAGGACAGTAAAGTATCACAGATCGGATACAAAAGCCGTGCTGAAGATTCTGAGTATGTCGTTTCTATCAGCAAGAAATACGAGAAATACCTCTCCGATCTCAAAGAAGGAGATGGAGCGTATCTTTCTCTTCAGCCCAACATTCCGCTGCGTATAAAGCAGGCTGTTGAAGGAGGACCTCTTCTCATTCAAAACGGTGCTCCGATTCCAGATGCTTGGGAAGAGAAGGCAAGGTATGGTGGGGGAATAGCGTACGCGAAGGCTCCAAGGACGGTTATTGCCACAAAAGATGGAAAGCTTTGGTTTATCGTCTTCGAAGGTTATAATCATATAACGAGGGGATTGACTTACGATGAACTCGTGGACTTTCTCATCTCCAGGGGATTCGAAGACGCCATGTGTGTGGACGGGGGAAGCTCTTCCGTAATGGCAGTGGCTGGCAGTCTTTTTGGCAGGACGGAGAACAGCACGGCCGCGATACCTGTGGGAATCGTAGTCTGGGAGAAAAAGAAGACGGAGGTGGGTGAGTGA
- the fusA gene encoding elongation factor G — protein MGGLQNVRSVALIGHNGSGKSLLLAQLLYRSGLLDRADTKYVDYDPVEEEKGASFSSHVASLEWKGKKLYLIDTPGFSDFISEVINGIFVSENIISVVNAVAGVEIQTERTWNIADEMKKPIMVFVNQMDKERANFENVIAELKERFSRKIVPVVVPIGAAENFEGVVDLLKKKAYRYNGDKVQEEDMPENFNDVRSEILEDIVEQDEELMMRYLDGEEIGYDELMRVLREGYKKGEIVPVLSGSALKGIGLDVLLDYLGDIGSSPEEAPSYKALLEDGTEIEMKFSEEEPFCAYIFKSVVDQFVGRITFAKVIAGVLKAGDTVVNVQKDVSEKLGHIYTPILKQQKEVESVGPGEIVVLLKLKEGAVGETLAHRDRRVRVVPPAFPEPMFSRSVHPKTKSDIDKISNGLSRLSDSDPTFVWEYDPETGETVVSGLGAMHLDVMIERLKKIFGVDVEVGKPKIAYRETITTTAVAEHKHKKQTGGHGQYGHVKIQLEPLPRGQGYEFVDRIVGGVIPRNFIPSVDKGIREAMKKGVLAGYPVTDVRVILFDGSYHEVDSSDISFQIAAIQAFKKGMEAARPVILEPIMEVDVFVPEENAGDVMGEISSRRGRPLGMEPSGKGMVKVKAEVPLAEMLDFSSKLSSITSGRGYFTMRFQRYEIVPPNIQEKIIEERRREMQEQEK, from the coding sequence ATGGGAGGACTTCAGAATGTGCGTTCGGTTGCTTTGATAGGGCACAACGGATCAGGTAAATCGCTTCTTCTCGCACAGCTTCTTTACAGATCAGGTTTGCTTGACAGGGCAGACACAAAGTACGTGGATTACGATCCTGTTGAGGAGGAGAAAGGGGCCAGTTTCTCCTCACACGTGGCGTCTCTTGAATGGAAAGGTAAAAAGTTGTATTTGATAGATACCCCTGGATTCTCAGACTTCATATCGGAAGTTATAAACGGAATTTTCGTTTCTGAGAACATCATCTCCGTGGTGAACGCCGTTGCCGGTGTAGAGATACAGACCGAAAGGACATGGAACATAGCAGACGAGATGAAAAAACCCATCATGGTTTTCGTCAACCAGATGGATAAAGAGAGGGCCAATTTCGAGAATGTGATAGCCGAACTGAAAGAGAGGTTCTCCAGGAAGATCGTCCCGGTAGTTGTTCCAATCGGTGCGGCCGAGAATTTTGAGGGTGTCGTGGATCTTCTGAAGAAAAAGGCCTACAGGTACAATGGAGATAAAGTTCAGGAAGAGGACATGCCGGAGAACTTCAACGATGTGAGATCAGAGATACTCGAAGATATCGTGGAACAGGATGAAGAGCTGATGATGAGATACCTCGATGGTGAAGAGATCGGATACGATGAACTCATGCGGGTACTCAGAGAAGGTTACAAAAAAGGAGAAATCGTGCCTGTGCTTTCTGGATCCGCGTTGAAAGGAATAGGATTGGATGTTCTCCTTGATTATCTGGGAGACATAGGTTCTTCACCCGAGGAAGCACCTTCGTACAAGGCACTCCTGGAAGATGGAACGGAGATAGAAATGAAATTCTCCGAAGAAGAGCCGTTCTGCGCTTACATTTTCAAATCCGTGGTTGACCAGTTTGTTGGAAGGATCACCTTTGCTAAGGTTATCGCAGGAGTTCTCAAAGCCGGTGATACCGTTGTGAACGTTCAAAAGGATGTCTCGGAAAAATTAGGACACATTTATACCCCGATTCTCAAGCAACAGAAGGAAGTGGAATCTGTTGGCCCCGGCGAGATCGTCGTTCTTCTGAAACTCAAGGAAGGTGCCGTTGGAGAAACACTTGCGCACAGAGACAGAAGAGTGAGGGTGGTACCTCCTGCCTTTCCAGAACCCATGTTCTCCAGGTCTGTTCATCCAAAGACGAAGTCCGATATCGACAAGATCAGCAATGGACTTTCAAGACTTTCAGATTCCGACCCAACGTTCGTGTGGGAGTACGATCCCGAAACAGGAGAAACCGTCGTTTCTGGTCTTGGTGCGATGCACCTTGATGTCATGATAGAGAGATTGAAGAAGATCTTCGGTGTCGATGTGGAGGTTGGAAAACCGAAGATCGCCTACAGAGAGACGATAACAACAACCGCCGTTGCTGAGCATAAGCACAAGAAACAAACGGGTGGACACGGTCAGTACGGTCATGTGAAGATACAGCTGGAGCCTCTTCCGAGGGGACAAGGATACGAATTCGTTGACAGGATAGTTGGAGGAGTGATCCCGAGGAATTTCATACCATCCGTTGATAAAGGTATCAGAGAGGCCATGAAGAAAGGAGTTCTGGCAGGATATCCTGTAACAGATGTCAGAGTCATACTCTTTGACGGTTCTTACCACGAAGTGGATTCCTCGGACATTTCGTTTCAGATAGCTGCCATTCAGGCCTTCAAAAAAGGAATGGAAGCGGCAAGACCCGTCATTCTGGAACCAATAATGGAGGTTGATGTCTTCGTCCCGGAAGAGAACGCGGGAGACGTGATGGGAGAAATCTCCAGTAGAAGAGGAAGGCCCCTTGGAATGGAACCATCTGGAAAAGGCATGGTGAAGGTGAAAGCAGAGGTTCCACTCGCCGAGATGCTTGACTTCTCCAGCAAACTTTCTTCCATCACGAGCGGTCGAGGATACTTCACGATGAGGTTCCAGAGGTACGAAATAGTGCCTCCAAACATACAAGAGAAGATCATTGAAGAGAGAAGAAGAGAGATGCAGGAACAGGAGAAGTGA